The sequence below is a genomic window from Canis aureus isolate CA01 chromosome 26, VMU_Caureus_v.1.0, whole genome shotgun sequence.
TTCATGAATGGCCGAGAAGGTGGGCGGCCGCCTTTGGTAGGGGATTATTATCTGAGCTTCACGCCAGCCCAAGGCCTGACGCGCTGACACCTATCCTCAGGCCCTCGGAACCTCCACATGCTGCAGATCTCCTACTTCCGCGACCCCCATCAAGTGTGGCACCGGGGCAACGCGTCGCTGGGGGGACTAACGACGCACGTGCTGGAAGGCCAGGGCACCAACGTCACGATCCTCCAGCTGCAGCCCTTGGAGGAGCCCGAGAGCTGGGCGCGCAGAGAGCGCCGCCTGAAGACCTACCTGGACGAGTTCAACCTGCTGGTGCGGCTGGTGCACCAGGAGCGGCGCGTGAACTGTGAGCGGCGCTCgcgcgcggagggggcgggggcggcccgggcgaGGGGCGGGGAGGCCTGTGGGAGGGACTCGATGAGGGCGGGCCTTGGGGAAACGGGGCGGGGCCTTTTGTAAGGGGCGGGGTTCCAGGAGGGTCTCTTGGATAGCCTGGCGCCTCGTGGGTTGGCCCGCTCTGAGGAGCCCAGGTGTCAGGCACCTGCCTTCGCTGATCGCAGGGTGGGAGCCTGAAGAGGAGTGAGTGTCCAAGTTGCGGGCCCTCTGTCAGGCCCTCTTCTTGCATGGCCTCGGGGTTGACCTGTTGCTAGACCCTGTCCCTGATCCACCCTAAACCCCATTTTGGTGGACTTCCTCCCACACCTGGCGCCCTTCCTACGCAGCACTCTCACCCTGAATTCCCCATCCACAGTTCCTCTGACCATTCGCTGCTCCCTGGGCTGTGAGCTGCCTCCTGAGGGCTCTCCAGCCCACGTCTTCTTTGAAGTGGCTGTGAATGAGAGCTCCTTTGTGAGTTTCCAGCCAGAGAAAGCCTTATGGGTGGCAGGGCCCCAGGTACCCTCCAGAGTGGTCACCTACACTCTGCATCAGCTCAACTCCTACAATCGTACTCGGTACGAACTGCGAGAATTCCTGCAAGATACCTGTGTCCAGTACGTGCAGGAACACAATGCTTCAAAAAACTCAAAAGGTATGACGGGATCAGGAATGGGCCTGTGTATTGAGTGGGTTCCATGCAAATGGATAGACCTAAAGGATGGATACCTTGAGCAACAGGAGGCCCAAGGCTGGGGGTTTGAGACAGAGTATATACAGCTTATGTCACTTAAGAGAACTAGCCCTCTTCCTTGGGTAGAAATCCTTTAGGGTTTGACTCAAACCATGGACAAGAATCTCAGAGGTATTTCTTCAGGCTAACTCTGTGCATGTTCTGCAGGGAGCCAAACAGGACGCTCCTACACCTCTCTGGTCCTGGGTGTCCTGGTGGGCAGTTTCATCATCGTTGGTGTGGCTGTAGGCATCTTCCTGTGCACAGGTGGACGGCGGTGTTGATCACTCTCCAGCCCCCTCTGAGAAAGAGCTGGACTGATGAGGCTGGCAAGGAAAGATCTCAGCTTACTGCAAAACCAAAGAGATTCCCCATCTGGGACGTTATATCCCAGAAGGTTTGGAGTGGCAGCTCCTCTCCCTGATCTGCCCACCAAGAATTTGGGGgcggggaaggagagggaggaagttAGGTAGACAGAGTTGAAGTTGCATGCTTTGCTGAATTGGTCTGAGAAGCGAATTCTTATCTTTGTGGAAAACAGATGATGGagttgggtgggggtggaggaggtcTATGGCCCATCTTTCAAAGGCAGAATCACCTGAGACATTCAAAGCACCTAATAAATACAAGAAGTCTATCCACAACCAAAATAAACAACATTCAATGCTTCCAGGCATGGCAGACTTGGAAAGGGATGCTGGTATAATAGAGGTAGACAGAGATATCCAGAGAAATGGTGaacatgtaaaatagaaataatatggGAACAGAGAATTATCAATtacttaataatattattaataaattccTTACTTATGTATATGgcattattttttccccctctacttTGCAAAACTTCTGGAAAATTAGCCTATACCTTTTGCTTCTACTTCCTCAGCTCTAGCTCACTCCTAAACCACTACAGCCTGACTTCCCTATAAACTGCTCTAAGATCATCAATGACCTTCAATTGTAAACTCTTCATCCCACCTGATATATGCAACATTTCCCTTTGTGGACTAGAACTCTCTTCTTACCCTAACTTCTGAGTACCATACTTCTAATTTTTAGAAACTGTTCTGGCCACTCAGTAGATCCTTTTGCCTTTGTCGTCTTACTCAATTCACCTTGGAAATGTGGCTTCCTTAGAATTCCATTTTTTGGCTTTTCTTGTTCCCATTTAAATTGTACCCTTTGTGGATGACCTACTAATTCCCATGGCTTCATATGCCATCTATCTGTGTTTTTCATGGGGAAGCAGTATAATCCTGTCTTTGAAAGCAGGCATTTTGTCATCAGACATGAGTTTTACGTCTTTGAGTCAGGCATTTAACTTCctcaagtctcagtttcctcataaaCAAAGggtataataaaatatacaaaaatggtataataaaaatagcacctacctcatagAGACATTATgagtatgaaataaaaatacacaaataatataacatatgtatgctcaataaatgtagcACCTGCTGCTGACCTCCAGACCCCCACATTTGCATTGATTCTTGAAAATCATCTCCACCTTAATATTTTGCAGACATTTCTGAGTCAACATGTTCTAAATTAGATTCCTTATCTTTCTCCCCAAACCTATTCTCTCTCCTCTATGTTTACTATCAGTTAAACAGAATTACTATCAAATCATATTAGTGTAGAGACCTCAGTGTTAACCTGTATTTACTCCCTCTTCATCCCCACCTACAGAATATAGTATCTTTAGAATACTCTATTTCCACAGTCTTGCTTTTTTTCAAGATATGGTCACTCGTCTCTTTCTCTGTGGCAGGCATGAGGGTGTACCATGAGGTTCTACCTTCAAAGAAAGACTAGCCATTTTACTACAGGGAGTTGAGGCAGCAGATAGCCTCCAGCTGCTTCATTTCCTTTAGTGTCTGCCTCACCTGCAGGGAACAGTCCTGCGGGAGGTCATGTTCCTCCTGGGGCTGTCCTCATCTGGTGACTGAGGAAAGCAAGGGTGTAGAGGTTCAGCCATTCTGGCCCACTGCAGGACAATTCTGATAAGCAGTATTCACTCCAGAGCTCCTTGTCAGGTGAGCTGGATCTCTGTCAGATGTACATTTCAGTTTGACTTCTCCCTCTATTCAATCCTACTTCCTTTTCCTAGTTAGTATCTTCTACCTCAAACTGTCTATCTGCTTCTGGAAAACCCAACCTGTGACTgacaatctttctttctttcttcctttctttttctctctctctcgattgAGAAAATTTCTCAATCTTGTACGTGGACTATGGCAGTGGCCTCCTCCTAACTATTCTCCTGGTCTCTAACTTCTCTGAGTTCTTATTCATCTACAtggcaataaacaaacaaacaaacaaacatagatTTGATCATGTCATCATTGTTCTGCCTTGTGAATTCCACAATACTTAGTGAGCTAAATTAAGAATCCGCAAAATGATATTCAAGGCTTTGTACAATCTGGCCTCATCCAAAGTTTCAAATTTTATATCCTACCACTTTCCTTCACCCACTTGTGCTTTAGattatcaattttaaaaagcatctttttttgggatccctgggtggcgcagcggtttggcgcctgcctttggcccagggcgcgatcctggagacccgggatcgaatcccacgtcgggctcccgatgcatggagcctgcttctccctctgcctgtgtctctgcctgtgtctctgcctctcgctctctctgtatgactatcataaaaaaaaaaaaaaggatctttttaaataacagaagCAATACAACACAGAAATTTACAAAGACAGttttacaaagagaaaagtgaaagacctatgctttctccttctccccaaccCTTATCACAACAGTATGCCAAGATTCTTAGTTTCCATCAATGAAAACCAATTCTGccaacttaaaaaagaaataaacatatcgGGAGGTTATCAAGTAATCCTCAGTTTGATAGGAAGGCTAGCTAATCAAGCTCAGAAAATAGAACCAGGAATCTCAGCCAAAGTCACAGCACAGGAATGGTTTAGGTAAGGAGACCACAGCTGGAACCACTACCTCCCTCACCACTGCATGCTGCTATCCTAAATGAATTCTACTCTGTCCCCTGTGTTTTTATACTATTTATTCAAGATTCAAAGTCTTGGTGGGAACATCCAAATGACCAAGCCTAAATCATGTTGCCTTTGCCTTAGCCGCAAGAGGGGAAAAGGGAAACTTTATGAGATGTAGCAAGATTAGGGGGCAATGTATAGCTGTAAGTACCTATATTAAAAAGAAGTATCTCAAGTCAATAATCTTACTTTCCACctaaagaaggtagaaaaagagGAGTAATCCAAACCTTAATcaagcagagaaagggaaataataagtattagagaaaataaataaaatagagactagaaaaacaataaagaaaatcaataaaaccttttttgttgaaaagatcaataaaattatcAAGACTTTAGGTAGACttgctgattaaaaaaatgagatcaaattacaaaaatgttacagaaattacattagaaaaataaaaatggttataaGGAATACTACGAACAACTATATGCCTAGCAAATTAGATAACTGGGATGAAATGAACAAGTTCCTAGACAGTGCTTGACACAGAtgcagaagaaatagaaactctaaataaatatgtaataaataaagaaattgaattagtcaTTTTAGAACTTCctacaaagaaaagcccaggcccAAATTACTTCACTAGGGAATTCCACTacatttaaaggagaattaaCATCGATCCTTgataaactcttccaaaaaataaaagaggaagaaatacttTCCAGGCCATTCTATGAAGTCAGTTTTATCTTGACACTAAAACCACAAAGAGACCTCAGAAGACAAATCCTTAACTAAATCCTagcaatacataaaaatgattataCACTGATCATGTGAGATTTATCTCAGGGATGCCAAGTTAGTTCAACATATGAAAGTTAATTAGTATAATAcaccatataaataaaataatggcaaaacccatacaatcatctcaatagatgcagaacaagcatttgataaaatccaatacTTTATCATGATAACagcactcaacaaactaggaatataGAGGAACTTGTTCAACCTGATAAAAGTTATCTAAAATCCCatagctggggcacctgggtggctcagtgattcagtgtctgcctttggctcaggtcatggtcctggggtcctgggatcaagtactgcaccaggcttcccgcagggagcctgcttctccctctgcctatgtttctgcctc
It includes:
- the PROCR gene encoding endothelial protein C receptor yields the protein MLTTLLPLLCLLLLPSWAFCSQEASDGPRNLHMLQISYFRDPHQVWHRGNASLGGLTTHVLEGQGTNVTILQLQPLEEPESWARRERRLKTYLDEFNLLVRLVHQERRVNFPLTIRCSLGCELPPEGSPAHVFFEVAVNESSFVSFQPEKALWVAGPQVPSRVVTYTLHQLNSYNRTRYELREFLQDTCVQYVQEHNASKNSKGSQTGRSYTSLVLGVLVGSFIIVGVAVGIFLCTGGRRC